The Flavobacterium johnsoniae UW101 genomic interval ATCAGCATCAAATGAATTTATAATCAACGAATCAAACCATTCCAAAGGATACATTTTAATCATCGTCTTATCGTTTTAATTAAACAATCTCTGGCAGAATAAGGAGCTGTGTTGGCAGTTTATTTTTTATTAGAACGAAATTCGGTTGGCAGCATACCGGTATGTCTTTTAAAAAATACGCCAAAGTTTTCAGCGCTGCTAAATTCTAATTCATCGGCAATATTAGCCACGGAATAGCTTGAGTCCGTAAGAAGATTTTTTGAAACATTGACAAGAGCTTCAATTATAAATGCTTTAGCTGTTTTACCTGTGCTTTCTTTTACCATCTTATTCAAATGTCCTGGAGTGATAAATAATGCTCCTGCATAAAACTGAACATGATGCTGTTTTCTCAAATGTATTGATAGTAGAGTCAGGAACTGTATTACAATGCTCTCCCTTCTTGAAAAGTCAAGATTTAAGTCGGGTTTATATTTCGAATGTATATACTTGAGTTCATATATAAATAAATTAAAGCATATCCGGCGCAGCTTAGTAATTACTTCCGGTTTGTCATTGCTGTTCTGCAATAAATACATTAATTTATAAATAAGTGACAAAACCTTAAAATCCGTTTCCTGAAGACTAATCTTTCGATCTGATTTTAACATTAGAAAACTAAAAGCATCCGAAAGCTCTTTCTCATAACAATTATTAAATGCAAAATCAAAATTTGTCCTTATAAGATATAGCTGGATATTATCCGTAGCTTCAAGCTTGGTGCATATGGAATTAAATGGGATTACCAATAAATCTTTCCGATTAACTATATTAGTTTCGTCATGAAATCTGATATTCATTTTACCACTTTTGATTAAAAGCACGGAAAAATTTGAAATGGAAAATGGGACCGGTACAATATTTTTTGCCCTATAGTCTGTAATGTATACTACATCAATACCATCATTTTCAATGCTTTTAATCTCAGTATTTAAGATTTCTCTAATCATTTTTGTTCTTTTAGTTTAGATCTCCTTTTAAATTTCATCCTTGAAAAAATATTCCATCCATGTAAAAAACTGGAAATATAAATTAGACAAACAGCAGACGTATAAAATATACGCTGTTAATCTCGGACTCTCAATTATATTGTCCTCGTAAAGTACGAACTGAACCAGCTGATCAGCAGCAAAAAGCTTCATTATAAAATAAAGGCTGCAAAGATTAAAAAGGAACAATAAAATATAAAACAAAGCTCTCTTTTTCATAAATCAGATAGATTAGAAAATTATTAATCAACTATATTAAAGCAGGAAGTGATTCAACTTCAATCACGTCGTTACATCACTAATGTCCGGTACTCCTACTGGTGGTGGATGTCTCCCAATCTCTGTCCTTTCTGTCCTTTTCACTAAATAAAACTGCTTCCGAAATTGAAGAAATAGATAAAATGGATTCCTTTTCGTCTGTTAGAAGTGTTGAATCCTGTCTTTTTGAAATCTCGTATTGAATTATAAAATCATCCACGATGTGATACTGCTGGCTGCGAAGATTTCCGAGACTGACTATATACCCTTTCATATCAAGTTTCAATGATGATCCCAATGTACTTTCATCAACAATTATAAATAATGTTGAGACAGGATCCTCCGTAGAAGAAATTGTATCTAAAGCAGAAGTGCCTTTCTCAAAAGTCTTTAGTTCATTTCGCCCAGGTTGGGCTTTTAATACTGAAATGATCTTTTCTTTTAATTGGGCAGGAACTAGAAGTACGTAATCTCCCGCTTGAACTTCCTTAAAGTTTTCCTCTAAAGCAGACCCATTTTTAAAATCTGCAGTTTTCTCTTTGCTGATTGCTTGGCTGGAAACCAATCTTAAATCAGAATTGTCAAAATCGTCATTTGAACATGAAACTAATAAAATAATTAAACCAGTTAATAATAAATTTTTCATAATGCAAAATGGTTTGGTTAATTGAGAACTTGTCTCAGTCCATTTTACCCGGGCCAGCAGAACTTTTGCTCAGTACTTTACTGAATCTTTTGCTGTTGAATTCAAGGCAAATCTAAATTGCAAAAAATCATAAATCAAGTGCATGTATGTGGATTTTCGGAAAATCCACTATCGATTTCCATGAAATCAATAATGTATTTTTCTTACATTAAATATTGAAATTCAAATAATTACATTATTTTTGAAAGTTGCTCTCCAATGGCCTCTACATTTTTTTTTATTAATCTGATTTATGCTTTCATCAGAGCATAAACTCAAAATTTCTGTGTATTATGAAATGTAATTTATCGGTACTGCTGCTTCTATTTCTAATTAAATCTTTAACTGCCCAGAATACTCCCAGCACAATTCCTGATTCCCTTATTTTTAAAAGTTATGGATATCTGGATGATAAAATTTATCAATACAAAAATGACAGTCTGAAAGCATCTCCATATTTATATGCCTATTTAAGAAAAGCGCGCAGTGAAAAGAATCATGAAGAGTTAGTTAATGCATATCAAAATATGCTGCATCAGTCACCTATGATTCTCCGTTTAAAATACGCAGACAGCATGGTGCAGACAGCTGTAAAGTCAAGAAATAATGAACTGATCGGATCTGCTCAGCTATCCAAAGGAATAGTCTATTACAGCCAGAAAAACTATGTAAAAGCCTATGATTATTATATTAAAGCAAATGAAAGCATTTCAAAAACCGAAAATGATTACCTGATCTACAAAACCAAATATCATATTGCTCAGATTAAATATTATCTCGGCTTCTATGATGAGGCTATTTCACTCTTTAATGAATGCGTTACATATTTTAAAAAAAATCAGCCCCGCCCCTATTTAAATTCACTGCACTCACTTAGTGTTTGTTACAACAAGATTGGAGATTACAGTAAATGCTCTGAAACTAATGCTTTAGGAATTAAAGAATGTGAGCGCCTTAAGATTCCCGAGATGGAATTATTTTTTAAGCACTCCGAAGGAATCAACCAGTTCTTTCTAAATAATTATCACACTTCTATTCAACTGCTTCAGGAAGTTATGCCGCAGTTAAACAGCATGACAGAGTTTGCAAATGAATCAATTGCCAATTTTTACATTGGAAAAAACTATTGGAAACTACAGCGTCAGGCAAAAGCAGTTCCTTACTTTAAAAAGGTGGAAAAAGTATTTATTGAGAAAGGTTACATTCGTCCGGATTTAAGAGAAGTTTTTGAATTAATGATTAAATATTACAAGAAAGAAAATAACCTGAAATCTCAGTTGTATTATATAGACCAGCTTTTAAAAGCAGATTCTGTATTAACAGATACCAATAAGTACCTAATGGGCAAAATTCACAAGGAATATGACACGAAGGAAATTCTCCTTGAAAAAGAAAAAATACAGCAGCAGCTTGTAAAAGAGAAATATTATGATGTTATTTTGATCAGCGTGGTTGTCGTTCTATTCTCCGCTGTCATTTACGGGACCTATAACCATTTTGAAACTAAAAAGCGCAATAAGATCAAATTTGATCTGCTTCTGAAAAAAAATGAACAGAGCAGCTTACAAAAACAGGCAACCGATAAATTCGAAATAACCGATATTTCCCAGGAGACTGTACAGCAGATAATAAGACACCTTGAAAAATTTGAAAGGGACAAAAAATTCCTGCACAAAGAGATAACACTAGCCACTTTAACTGTAAGGTTTAATACTAACAGTAAATACCTCTCAAAAGTGATATACCATCGCAGCGGCAAGCGTTTTGCTGACTATATCAATGACCTAAAAATTGATTATCTGGTAGAACTGCTGCGAAACTCAAGCATGCATAGAAATTACTCCATAGGCTCACTGGCGGAGGAAGCCGGTTTTACTTCCACTCCCCGGTTTACTAATGCATTCCACTCAAAAACAGGAATTTCGTTCAGTTATTTCCTTAAGGAATTGAAAAAAGAGAATTCATGAAAATATTTTTATAATAATACCGTTTTCATTTAAGGCAAAATTTTACTTTTGCCCGATTAAATTTAAAAAAATTGTATCATGAAAGATCTAGTTGCAAAAATCAACGCAGAAATCGAAACATTTAAAACAGAATCAGATTCTCTAGTTGAGAAAGGTGTAAAAGCTGCTGGAGCAAGAGCTCGTAAATCAACTTTGGAAATTGAAAAACTTTTAAAAGAGTTTAGAAAAGTTTCTATTGAGGAGTCTAAGAAATAATTTTTGGCAGTCTTACTTACTTTTAAAAGAAGAGAATGGGGTTTTTAAACCCCATTTTTTATGCCTGTTTTTAGTTCTTTTTATGCTGATTCTAATGGCTGGTCCTTGCTGATATTTTTAAACTGAATGACAGCAGTGCTTTTTTGAAGCAGAATCTCAAGGCTTTTTATCTGGCAGCCTCTCCCGCTTTGCGCTGTAATCTTTTGTGCCGGACCCCGGCAGAAACGGATTTCCGCTGCAATCGGGGCTGGAGAGAAGTATTCTGCTTATCAGTAAAATCTTTACGAAAAACCCATAGTTGAGGAATCTCAGCAGTTCAGTTCAACACGGGTTTCATTGTTCGTGCTACGCACGCAACGAACCCTTAGCTGTTAGGTGCCGGTTATTTGCGATCTTATATATTTAACAATACTATTTGATACTTTTTGACTTTCATAAATATACTCATTTTCTCCATCGATTTCTCCAAATATTAAAGGAGTGGGGTTTTCAGGATTTTCGGAATATGTAATCGTAATACTCTCTCCAATTGCTCCACCAGAATGAATATGTTCTTTAGGGATTCTATAAAACTCTCCACAATTGATTATGGTACTACTAATTTTAATTAGTTTATTTCCAATATTTGTCTTTGTTAATATTCTTTTATCAGAATTAATGTAGCTACCCTTATATTGATAGTAATTAATGTCTTCATCTTCCTTTAAAGCATATAATGTGTTTATAATTTGTCCCTTAACAACATAGCTGTTAACATCATAAAAGTGATTATGTTTATCCATAGATGAAGTTTGGATATTCGAAAATTTATTCCAAATATGTAATCTAATATTTTCTTTATTTTCAAACTCATGTAATCTACAATATATAAATCCTAACGGATGATACCTCAAATTTTGTTCTAAAAAATCGGTATTTAAAAGATTATTTAAAATATGATTGATATTGTTTTTTATTTTAGCAATATTTTTTTCTTTATAAGAATCTCGTAAATTTTCATATAAATCTTTCATTTATAGGGATTATTGTTTTTATTGATAATTCCTGCGATTTCTATGAAATTTTTTTCCTCTAATTTTGAGTTGAAATGAAAATGTAAACAAATTTCCTCAATTTCACTTGGTTTGATTTCTTTAATATCAAGGTCTTGCATAACACAACGCATATCTAACTCTTCACATTGTTTTGCTACTTGTAATATTTCTTCCTTATATGTTTTGTATAAAAATGTGTCATTTGGAATCAATAATGCAAATTCCTTTTTATCTTCCTTTGTTACGACACAATTATTTTTGCTCAGATCAATACGTAATGTAGAAAAAGTTTTTTTTAGAAAGATATCAACTTCTAACATCTGATTTAAACTTTTATGTATTACTGCATTACAAATAGTGGCAATGATTTCATTCCTAACATAATTAAGATTCCATTCATTTTTTGAAGAATTCAAACTATTCCTAAAGTTCGCATAACTTTTACATAGTTTATCATCCATCGGATCTATTAAAAGAATCTTAATTGTTTTATGCTCATTTTGAACTTTTGAATTTTTTGAAATTTTTGGGATAGTTTCAGCTCGAGTATATCTACCCGCTCCACCGGAAAAATACCAAAAATCTGTATTTAATTGATTTTTTGAAAAAATTTCATTCAAACGATTTGGGGCAATAATTTCATGTTTTTTCTCGGAACTAGGTACTTCAATATAAAATAAAAATAGTCCTATAAAGACTGATACAAATAATGAAGTTGTTAGATTATCGAGAATATTTTCAATATATTTTATATATTCAGGGGTTTCACTAGGGGAAATCGCGTGGTATTGAGGCATTACAAATATTCTAATTACCATAATCAATAAAAACAACAACGCAACTATTAGAAGAAAATGTTTACGATTTGTTTTGTGCTGTAAAAGTGCTTGCATATATATAATTTTATTCCTGATTTTGGTTTTAACTGGCACCTAACGTCAGTCTGTGAAAAAACCTTCGTTTGTATTACCTCAAATATAATAAAAAAGTTGTGCTAAAACAGCCATTTTTGACCAGCGTGGTCGACCAGCTTGGTATCTTGGCGGTAGCCAAAATCCCAATCCCTGTAAAAGTTAATTTTATGGTTACCGGTACCTATAAAACTATTATTTACAATTTTTAAGTTTAATCCTTTAAAAATTGTCTTGTTTAATATATTTGCAGTTAAGCCCTCAAATATGTTCCCAATCGTTGGTGTATGGGTTATATCTTTTTCTTCTTGGTCAATTTTTGATAAAGCATTTTTTTTGAATTCTTCTAAAAAATCTGAAATTGTTGAAATCATATTTTATAAGACTATTTTCTTCGGTTTTTTTTAGGTTGCCGCTAACGTCAGTCTGTGAAAAAACTAAAATTACCCTCTTGAGAATCCCGTATTTGAGTTTTTTCTTTGGTAGCCCTCCGAATACTTCCTAAATTTTCAGAGGTTTTTTCACAGCCTGACGTTCTCGCTCTACAAGCAGTT includes:
- a CDS encoding helix-turn-helix domain-containing protein translates to MIREILNTEIKSIENDGIDVVYITDYRAKNIVPVPFSISNFSVLLIKSGKMNIRFHDETNIVNRKDLLVIPFNSICTKLEATDNIQLYLIRTNFDFAFNNCYEKELSDAFSFLMLKSDRKISLQETDFKVLSLIYKLMYLLQNSNDKPEVITKLRRICFNLFIYELKYIHSKYKPDLNLDFSRRESIVIQFLTLLSIHLRKQHHVQFYAGALFITPGHLNKMVKESTGKTAKAFIIEALVNVSKNLLTDSSYSVANIADELEFSSAENFGVFFKRHTGMLPTEFRSNKK
- a CDS encoding helix-turn-helix domain-containing protein, whose protein sequence is MKCNLSVLLLLFLIKSLTAQNTPSTIPDSLIFKSYGYLDDKIYQYKNDSLKASPYLYAYLRKARSEKNHEELVNAYQNMLHQSPMILRLKYADSMVQTAVKSRNNELIGSAQLSKGIVYYSQKNYVKAYDYYIKANESISKTENDYLIYKTKYHIAQIKYYLGFYDEAISLFNECVTYFKKNQPRPYLNSLHSLSVCYNKIGDYSKCSETNALGIKECERLKIPEMELFFKHSEGINQFFLNNYHTSIQLLQEVMPQLNSMTEFANESIANFYIGKNYWKLQRQAKAVPYFKKVEKVFIEKGYIRPDLREVFELMIKYYKKENNLKSQLYYIDQLLKADSVLTDTNKYLMGKIHKEYDTKEILLEKEKIQQQLVKEKYYDVILISVVVVLFSAVIYGTYNHFETKKRNKIKFDLLLKKNEQSSLQKQATDKFEITDISQETVQQIIRHLEKFERDKKFLHKEITLATLTVRFNTNSKYLSKVIYHRSGKRFADYINDLKIDYLVELLRNSSMHRNYSIGSLAEEAGFTSTPRFTNAFHSKTGISFSYFLKELKKENS
- a CDS encoding histone H1, yielding MKDLVAKINAEIETFKTESDSLVEKGVKAAGARARKSTLEIEKLLKEFRKVSIEESKK